The Martelella sp. AD-3 genome includes a region encoding these proteins:
- a CDS encoding sarcosine oxidase subunit beta family protein has translation MRKYSVFALAREAMRHHTGWEKHWTSPEPKPEYDVIIIGGGGHGMGAAYYLAKEHGITNIAVIEKGWVGGGNTGRNTTIVRSNYLYDESMDIYEHSLKLWEGLALDLNYNVMYSPRGVMMLSHNEHDRQSFKRHVHANRLYGIDNEWLTPVQAKEYCPPLDIAATARYPVNGAALQRRGGTARHDAVVWGYGRAASDRGVHIIQNCEVKGIRRGPDGAVAGVETSKGFIGAKKIGVSASGHNSVVMAMADVRLPLESQPLQALVSEPLKPIFPCVVMSNSVHAYISQSDKGELVIGAGTDQYNSYSQTGGLQIITHTLDAICELFPIFRRVKMMRQWGGITDNTPDRSPIQSVTPVPGLFVNCGWGTGGFKATPGSAHLFAHLIARGEPHRLAAGLTLDRYRTGRLIDEAAAAAVAH, from the coding sequence ATGCGCAAATATTCCGTTTTCGCCCTGGCGCGCGAGGCCATGCGGCACCATACGGGCTGGGAAAAGCACTGGACCTCGCCCGAGCCGAAGCCGGAATACGACGTCATCATCATCGGCGGCGGCGGCCACGGCATGGGCGCGGCCTACTATCTCGCCAAGGAACACGGCATCACCAATATTGCCGTGATCGAAAAAGGCTGGGTCGGCGGCGGCAATACAGGGCGAAATACCACCATCGTGCGCTCCAATTATCTCTATGACGAGAGCATGGATATCTACGAGCATTCCCTGAAGCTCTGGGAAGGCCTCGCGCTCGATCTCAACTACAATGTCATGTATTCGCCGCGCGGCGTGATGATGCTGTCGCACAACGAGCATGACCGCCAGTCCTTCAAGCGTCACGTCCACGCCAACCGGCTCTACGGCATCGACAATGAATGGCTGACGCCGGTCCAGGCGAAGGAATACTGCCCGCCGCTCGATATCGCGGCGACCGCGCGCTATCCGGTCAATGGCGCGGCCCTGCAGCGGCGCGGCGGCACGGCGCGCCACGATGCGGTTGTCTGGGGGTATGGCCGCGCGGCCTCCGACCGGGGCGTGCATATCATCCAGAACTGCGAGGTGAAGGGCATTCGTCGCGGGCCGGACGGGGCCGTTGCCGGGGTCGAAACCTCGAAGGGCTTTATCGGCGCGAAGAAGATCGGCGTTTCGGCTTCGGGCCACAATTCCGTGGTGATGGCGATGGCCGATGTCCGCCTGCCGCTCGAAAGCCAGCCGCTGCAGGCGCTCGTCTCCGAGCCGCTGAAGCCGATCTTTCCCTGCGTCGTCATGTCGAATTCGGTGCATGCCTATATCTCGCAGTCCGACAAGGGTGAACTCGTCATCGGCGCGGGCACAGACCAGTATAATTCCTATTCCCAGACCGGCGGCCTGCAGATCATCACTCACACGCTCGATGCCATCTGCGAGCTTTTCCCGATCTTCCGCCGGGTGAAGATGATGCGGCAATGGGGCGGGATCACCGACAACACGCCGGACCGCTCGCCGATCCAGAGCGTGACGCCGGTTCCGGGGCTCTTCGTCAATTGCGGCTGGGGCACGGGCGGTTTCAAGGCGACGCCGGGGTCTGCCCACCTCTTCGCCCATCTGATCGCCAGGGGCGAGCCGCACAGGCTTGCCGCCGGGCTGACGCTTGACCGCTACCGCACCGGCCGCCTGATCGACGAGGCGGCGGCCGCCGCCGTCGCGCATTGA
- a CDS encoding alpha/beta fold hydrolase, producing MLWTVSNKTETSAGTVAWGSSGEGPPLVLAHGWPWSSFSWHRMILPLSKAYTCYWYDMPGFGRSAKDPGQATGLDVQGLVFREMVEFWELDRPSVFAHDFGGAVTLRANLLHDVAFADLLLMNVVAVSPWGSEFFEHVSRHIDAFTPLPPHIHSAIVAAYIRSALVSELDEHELHELASPWLTPEGQASFYRQFAQADERFTDEFADRLKTIDCPVTVIWGEKDPWIPISRGHQLAGAIGVQLHALEGVGHMPQLEAPRPLLDMILSLPEALPELEGN from the coding sequence ATGCTCTGGACCGTCAGCAACAAGACAGAAACGAGTGCAGGCACGGTTGCCTGGGGTTCGTCCGGCGAGGGGCCGCCGCTGGTGCTGGCCCATGGCTGGCCGTGGTCGTCCTTTTCCTGGCACCGGATGATCCTGCCGCTCTCAAAAGCCTATACCTGCTATTGGTACGACATGCCGGGGTTTGGCCGCTCGGCCAAGGATCCCGGACAGGCGACCGGTCTCGATGTGCAGGGGCTTGTCTTCAGGGAGATGGTGGAATTCTGGGAGCTCGACCGGCCGAGCGTCTTTGCCCATGATTTCGGCGGCGCGGTGACGCTTAGGGCCAATCTCCTGCATGATGTCGCCTTTGCCGATCTTCTGTTGATGAACGTCGTGGCTGTCAGCCCCTGGGGATCTGAATTTTTTGAACATGTCAGCCGTCATATCGATGCCTTCACGCCGCTGCCGCCGCATATCCATTCGGCCATTGTCGCCGCCTATATCCGCAGCGCGCTGGTGAGCGAGCTGGACGAGCACGAGCTGCATGAACTCGCCTCGCCCTGGCTGACGCCCGAGGGGCAGGCGAGCTTCTACAGGCAGTTCGCCCAGGCAGACGAGCGTTTCACCGACGAATTTGCCGACAGGCTGAAGACGATCGACTGTCCGGTCACCGTGATCTGGGGCGAGAAGGACCCGTGGATCCCGATCTCGCGCGGCCACCAGCTTGCCGGCGCCATCGGCGTCCAGCTTCATGCGCTTGAAGGCGTCGGCCATATGCCGCAGCTGGAGGCGCCGCGTCCGCTGCTCGACATGATCCTCTCCTTGCCTGAAGCCCTGCCCGAACTGGAAGGGAACTAG
- a CDS encoding sarcosine oxidase subunit delta: protein MLLIHCPYCGEARSELEFAAAGEAHIARPENIAEISDEAFADYFFMRANPKGIHYERWRHVHGCGRFFNAVRDTVSDRFLKTYRTGEPKPERADFEGEGR, encoded by the coding sequence ATGCTGCTGATCCACTGTCCCTATTGCGGCGAAGCGCGAAGCGAGCTGGAATTTGCCGCCGCCGGCGAAGCCCATATCGCCCGGCCGGAGAATATCGCGGAGATTTCCGACGAGGCGTTTGCGGACTATTTTTTCATGCGCGCCAATCCCAAGGGCATTCACTACGAGCGCTGGCGCCATGTCCATGGCTGCGGCCGCTTCTTCAACGCCGTGCGCGACACCGTGTCCGACCGGTTCCTGAAGACCTACAGGACCGGCGAACCGAAACCCGAGCGCGCGGATTTTGAGGGAGAAGGCCGATGA
- a CDS encoding sarcosine oxidase subunit alpha, producing MSGALRIAGKGRLTPARTIRFSFDGKSYTALEGDTLASALLANGVHLVGRSYKYHRPRGFLTAGSEEPNALFDIARDSARRQPNVRGTVQEVFDGMKASSQNRWPSLSFDAGAVNDFLSPFFIAGFYYKTFMWPRIAWHRLYEPLIRRAAGLGEAPTEDDPDTYACRYIHCDVLVVGAGLAGLTAALSAARAGKDVILCDEKPEPGGALQYESGTTVDGKQGYEWALAAVEELKGMDNVRVLPRTTAFGYYNHNFVALGERLTDHLPNARANGPRERLWQVRAGEVILATGAIERPMVFPQNDRPGIMLASAARSYLNHYGVAVGRRIGVFCAHDSAYEAAFDLKRAGVDVSVIVDSRMEAGAGLEEEARALGIKILANNTVVGTKGRLRVSSMKVKDKDSGKSRSFDIDALITSAGWTPSVHLFSQSRGKLVFDADEQRFVPGTHAQNSVCVGACNGTDAIHAVIGEAAAAGGGIADIAAENARPWTGGMLGEDESADSHARAFIDYQHDVCAKDIRQAVHEGMASIEHIKRFTTNGMASDQGKLSNMHGLAIAAEMLDRPIPQVGLTTFRQPFTPVTFGTLIGHSRGALFDPARKTPIHEWAEGEGAAFEDVGNWKRAWYFPRPGETKHDAVNRECRTVREAAGVFDASTLGKIEVVGPDAEAFMNLMYSNAWSTLKPGKCRYGLMLREDGYIYDDGVVGRLSVDRFHVTTTTGGAPRVLNLMEDYLQTEFPHLNVWLTSTTEQWAVIAVQGPKAREIIEPFVEGVDISADAFPHMSLAECTVCGVPARLFRVSFTGELGFEINVPADYGLSVWKTVFERAERFGACAYGTETMHVLRAEKGYIVVGQDTDGTVTPFDAGMGWAVSKKKSDFVGIRGLKRPDLVAEDRKQLVGLMVKNNPRLVLEEGAQIVADPNAAKPVPMLGHVTSAYWSEALQSGIAMAVVKNGHALKGQTLYVPMPNRNIAVEVVDTVFYDKEGARIHG from the coding sequence ATGAGCGGCGCATTGCGCATTGCCGGCAAGGGACGGCTCACGCCAGCCAGGACCATCCGCTTTTCCTTCGACGGCAAGTCATATACGGCCCTTGAGGGAGACACGCTCGCCTCCGCGCTGCTGGCCAACGGCGTGCATCTGGTCGGCCGCTCCTACAAATATCACCGCCCGCGCGGCTTCCTGACGGCCGGTTCGGAGGAGCCGAACGCGCTTTTCGACATTGCCCGCGACAGCGCCAGACGTCAGCCGAATGTGCGCGGCACGGTGCAGGAGGTTTTCGATGGCATGAAGGCGTCCTCGCAAAACCGCTGGCCGTCGCTCTCCTTCGATGCCGGCGCGGTGAATGATTTCCTCTCGCCCTTCTTCATCGCCGGCTTCTACTACAAGACCTTCATGTGGCCGCGCATTGCCTGGCACAGGCTTTATGAGCCTTTGATCCGCAGGGCCGCGGGACTCGGCGAAGCGCCAACCGAGGACGATCCGGACACCTATGCCTGCCGCTATATCCACTGCGATGTGCTGGTGGTCGGCGCGGGACTTGCCGGGCTGACGGCAGCCCTTTCCGCAGCCAGGGCCGGCAAGGACGTGATCCTTTGCGACGAAAAGCCGGAGCCGGGCGGTGCGCTCCAATATGAAAGCGGCACGACCGTCGACGGCAAGCAGGGGTACGAATGGGCGCTGGCTGCCGTGGAGGAACTGAAGGGGATGGACAATGTCCGCGTCCTGCCGCGCACGACTGCCTTCGGCTACTACAACCACAATTTCGTCGCGCTCGGCGAACGGCTCACCGATCACCTGCCGAATGCCAGGGCCAACGGCCCGCGCGAGCGGCTGTGGCAGGTGCGCGCGGGCGAGGTTATCCTCGCCACCGGCGCGATCGAACGTCCGATGGTCTTCCCGCAGAACGACCGGCCCGGCATCATGCTGGCCTCCGCCGCACGGTCCTATCTCAATCATTATGGCGTTGCCGTGGGCAGGCGCATCGGCGTCTTCTGCGCCCATGATTCGGCCTATGAGGCGGCCTTCGACCTGAAGAGGGCCGGTGTCGATGTCTCTGTCATCGTCGACAGCCGGATGGAGGCAGGCGCAGGACTTGAGGAAGAGGCAAGGGCGCTTGGCATCAAGATTCTTGCCAACAACACCGTTGTTGGAACGAAGGGGCGGCTCCGTGTCTCCTCCATGAAGGTGAAGGACAAGGACAGCGGCAAGTCGCGCAGCTTCGATATCGATGCGCTGATCACCTCCGCCGGCTGGACGCCCTCCGTCCATCTTTTCTCGCAATCGCGCGGCAAACTGGTCTTCGATGCGGACGAGCAGCGTTTCGTGCCCGGCACGCACGCGCAGAATTCGGTTTGCGTCGGCGCCTGCAACGGCACGGACGCGATCCACGCCGTCATCGGCGAGGCGGCCGCGGCCGGCGGCGGCATCGCCGATATAGCGGCCGAAAACGCCCGTCCGTGGACCGGCGGCATGCTGGGCGAAGACGAGAGCGCCGACAGCCATGCCCGCGCCTTCATCGACTATCAGCACGATGTCTGCGCCAAGGATATCCGCCAGGCCGTGCACGAGGGCATGGCCTCGATCGAGCACATCAAGCGGTTTACCACCAACGGTATGGCCTCCGACCAGGGCAAGCTTTCCAACATGCACGGTCTCGCCATCGCCGCCGAAATGCTGGACCGGCCGATCCCGCAGGTGGGGCTCACCACCTTCCGGCAGCCCTTCACGCCCGTCACCTTCGGCACGCTGATCGGTCATTCGCGGGGGGCTCTTTTCGATCCGGCCCGCAAGACGCCGATCCATGAATGGGCGGAAGGCGAGGGCGCGGCCTTCGAGGATGTCGGCAACTGGAAGCGCGCCTGGTATTTTCCGCGCCCCGGCGAAACCAAGCATGATGCGGTCAACCGCGAATGCCGGACGGTGCGCGAGGCGGCCGGCGTCTTCGATGCCTCGACGCTCGGTAAGATCGAGGTGGTCGGCCCGGATGCCGAGGCCTTCATGAACCTGATGTATTCCAACGCCTGGTCGACGCTGAAGCCCGGCAAATGCCGCTATGGACTGATGCTGCGCGAGGACGGTTACATCTATGACGACGGCGTGGTCGGCAGGCTTTCAGTGGACCGCTTCCATGTGACGACCACGACCGGCGGCGCGCCGCGCGTTCTCAACCTGATGGAAGATTATCTGCAGACCGAGTTTCCGCATCTGAACGTCTGGTTGACCTCGACCACCGAGCAATGGGCCGTGATCGCGGTGCAGGGGCCGAAAGCGCGCGAGATCATCGAACCCTTTGTCGAGGGCGTCGATATCTCGGCGGACGCCTTCCCGCATATGAGCCTTGCCGAATGCACGGTCTGCGGCGTGCCGGCGCGGCTTTTCCGGGTGTCTTTCACCGGCGAGCTTGGCTTCGAGATCAACGTGCCGGCCGACTACGGTCTTTCCGTCTGGAAGACCGTTTTCGAGCGTGCCGAGCGCTTCGGGGCCTGCGCCTATGGTACCGAGACCATGCATGTGTTGCGCGCGGAAAAGGGCTATATCGTCGTCGGTCAGGATACCGATGGCACGGTAACGCCGTTCGATGCCGGCATGGGCTGGGCGGTGTCGAAGAAGAAGAGCGATTTCGTCGGCATACGCGGGCTCAAGCGCCCGGATCTCGTCGCCGAGGATCGCAAGCAGCTTGTCGGCCTGATGGTCAAGAACAATCCGCGGCTGGTGCTGGAGGAGGGCGCGCAGATCGTTGCCGATCCGAATGCGGCCAAACCGGTGCCCATGCTCGGTCATGTGACGTCGGCCTACTGGTCGGAGGCATTGCAGAGCGGCATTGCCATGGCGGTGGTCAAGAACGGTCACGCGCTCAAGGGCCAGACGCTCTACGTGCCGATGCCGAACCGCAATATCGCCGTCGAGGTGGTCGACACCGTATTTTATGACAAGGAAGGAGCGCGCATCCATGGCTGA
- a CDS encoding sarcosine oxidase subunit gamma yields MAEERVATRAFPLAGAYGGSDLARLVVAADATRLSLRAGETALGALSGALEIDLPRAPLSSAMKDGRYAFWLGPDEWLVINEYGDDLMSRLQGIETPFSAVDVSHRNVAVMVDGPGAAAAINAACPQDLRLASFPVGKVVRTVLGKAEIVLFRKEENTFRVECWRSFAPYVFGLLDQGAKDAAR; encoded by the coding sequence ATGGCTGAGGAACGTGTTGCGACACGCGCATTTCCGCTTGCCGGCGCCTATGGCGGCTCGGACCTTGCCCGCCTCGTGGTCGCCGCCGATGCCACGCGGCTTTCGCTCAGGGCCGGGGAGACTGCGCTCGGCGCGCTTTCCGGCGCCCTCGAGATCGACCTGCCGCGCGCGCCGCTGTCATCGGCCATGAAGGACGGCCGCTATGCCTTCTGGCTGGGGCCGGATGAATGGCTGGTGATCAACGAATATGGCGACGACCTGATGTCGCGGCTGCAGGGGATCGAGACGCCGTTCTCCGCCGTTGACGTCTCCCACCGCAACGTCGCGGTGATGGTCGACGGGCCGGGGGCTGCGGCAGCGATCAACGCCGCCTGCCCGCAGGACCTGAGGCTTGCCAGCTTTCCGGTCGGCAAGGTGGTGCGCACCGTTCTCGGCAAGGCGGAGATCGTTCTGTTCCGCAAGGAGGAGAACACCTTCCGCGTGGAATGCTGGCGCTCCTTCGCGCCTTACGTCTTCGGCCTGCTCGATCAGGGCGCGAAGGACGCGGCCCGGTGA
- a CDS encoding MaoC family dehydratase, whose protein sequence is MANDISLSEVKDYIGHEVGLSRWFTVDQTMIDTFADATLDHQFIHTDPERARAETAFGGTIAHGFLTLSLLSAMNYDCVPKVREQTMGINFGFDKVRFMTPVKSGARVRGRFTLRDARFRGAELLAINYTVSVEIEGERKPALTADWITLVQFAAEDRPETA, encoded by the coding sequence ATGGCCAATGACATTTCGCTCTCTGAAGTGAAGGACTATATCGGCCATGAGGTCGGTCTGTCGCGCTGGTTCACCGTCGACCAGACGATGATCGACACCTTCGCCGACGCCACGCTCGACCATCAGTTCATCCATACCGATCCGGAACGCGCCCGAGCCGAAACGGCTTTCGGCGGTACGATCGCCCATGGTTTCCTGACGCTCTCGCTGCTTTCGGCGATGAATTATGATTGCGTGCCGAAGGTGCGCGAACAGACCATGGGCATCAATTTCGGCTTCGACAAGGTGCGGTTCATGACCCCTGTCAAAAGCGGCGCGCGCGTGCGCGGCCGCTTCACGCTCAGGGACGCACGCTTTCGCGGGGCCGAACTGCTGGCGATCAATTACACCGTGAGCGTCGAAATCGAAGGCGAACGGAAGCCGGCGCTGACCGCCGACTGGATCACGCTTGTCCAGTTTGCCGCCGAAGATCGCCCGGAAACGGCCTGA
- the glgX gene encoding glycogen debranching protein GlgX, with protein sequence MRDHEARPGVRVLDRGVEFSVYSENAAGMELCLFTPDGTETAHLPMSHERGNMFRLLVDGLKPGQRYGYRAFGRYDPMAGHWFDSSKLLVDPYAREIDAPYRYDPRLGQYGVETADIVPKSVVVPDLGDEPGHIDLPDGAFIYEAGVKSLTKLNPHVPESIRGTVAALGHPAVVEHLQKIGADAIELMPVTAWIDERHLRDLGLTNAWGYNPVTFMAPDPRLCPGGIAELREAVAALHKAGIAVILDLVFNHSGESDQFGGTLSFRGLDNATYYRLAEDDPSVFINDTGCGNTIACDHPMVRRYIIDSLRFFVTQAGIDGFRFDLAPILGRTRQGFDTHAETLDAILSDPALKGRTMIAEPWDIGPGGYQLGHFPAPFLEWNDRARDDMRRFWRGDPNMTGLLADALSGSSHIFSVRDQHVTRSVNFIAAHDGFSLHDVTAYVHKHNGPNGESNRDGHDENFSWNNGIEGETDNGVVLSRRRQDIKALLATLFASRGAIMLKAGDEGGMTQYGNNNAYCQDNETTWIDWHAMDDELIAYTGELAALRRQFSVFSETGFFTEDEVTWLRPDGDSMSVEDWEAAECDSLSVVLSTTERASGSPTRLAILINRSHGEMAFRLPERDAHGWHSLADRKRGIVEIALAPRSVSFYAEMLSEAG encoded by the coding sequence ATGCGTGACCATGAAGCAAGACCCGGCGTGAGGGTTCTCGACCGGGGCGTCGAATTTTCCGTCTATTCGGAGAATGCGGCAGGTATGGAACTCTGCCTGTTTACCCCGGACGGCACGGAGACCGCGCATCTTCCGATGTCGCACGAGCGTGGCAATATGTTCCGCCTGCTCGTCGACGGGCTGAAACCCGGCCAGCGCTACGGCTATCGCGCCTTCGGACGGTACGATCCGATGGCCGGACACTGGTTCGATTCCTCGAAGCTTCTGGTGGACCCGTACGCGCGCGAAATCGACGCGCCCTACCGCTATGATCCCAGGCTCGGACAATATGGCGTCGAGACGGCCGACATCGTGCCGAAAAGCGTGGTGGTTCCCGATCTGGGCGACGAACCCGGCCATATCGACCTGCCGGATGGGGCCTTCATCTACGAGGCCGGGGTAAAATCGCTGACGAAGCTCAATCCGCACGTGCCCGAAAGCATTCGCGGCACAGTCGCGGCCCTCGGACATCCCGCCGTGGTGGAGCATCTGCAGAAGATCGGGGCTGACGCGATCGAACTCATGCCGGTGACGGCGTGGATCGACGAGCGCCATCTCAGGGATCTCGGACTTACCAATGCCTGGGGCTACAATCCGGTGACCTTCATGGCGCCTGACCCGCGGCTCTGCCCGGGCGGAATCGCCGAATTGCGCGAGGCGGTTGCAGCCCTGCACAAGGCCGGCATCGCCGTGATCCTCGATCTCGTCTTCAACCACAGCGGCGAAAGCGACCAGTTCGGCGGCACGCTGAGCTTCCGCGGTCTGGACAACGCGACCTATTACCGGCTGGCCGAAGACGACCCTTCGGTGTTCATCAACGACACCGGCTGCGGCAACACGATCGCCTGCGACCACCCGATGGTGCGCCGCTATATCATCGACAGCCTGCGCTTTTTCGTCACCCAGGCGGGCATTGACGGCTTCCGCTTCGATCTCGCGCCCATCCTCGGGCGCACCCGGCAAGGCTTCGATACCCATGCCGAAACGCTGGATGCCATTCTCTCGGACCCGGCGCTGAAGGGCAGAACCATGATCGCCGAACCCTGGGATATCGGTCCCGGCGGCTACCAGCTTGGCCATTTCCCCGCCCCCTTCCTGGAATGGAACGACCGGGCGCGCGACGACATGCGCCGGTTCTGGCGCGGCGATCCGAACATGACCGGCCTGCTCGCGGACGCCCTGTCGGGTTCCTCGCACATCTTCTCCGTGCGCGACCAGCATGTGACCCGCTCGGTCAATTTCATCGCCGCCCATGACGGGTTTTCGCTGCACGACGTGACCGCCTATGTGCACAAGCACAACGGGCCCAACGGCGAGAGCAACCGCGATGGCCACGACGAAAACTTCTCGTGGAACAACGGCATCGAGGGCGAAACCGACAATGGCGTGGTGCTGTCGCGCCGCCGGCAGGACATCAAGGCGCTGCTTGCCACCCTGTTTGCCAGCCGCGGCGCGATCATGCTCAAAGCCGGAGACGAGGGCGGCATGACCCAGTACGGCAACAACAATGCCTATTGCCAGGACAACGAGACCACCTGGATCGACTGGCACGCCATGGATGACGAGCTGATCGCCTATACCGGGGAGCTGGCCGCCCTGCGCAGGCAGTTCTCGGTCTTCTCCGAAACCGGGTTCTTCACCGAGGACGAGGTGACCTGGCTGCGTCCGGACGGCGATAGCATGTCCGTCGAGGACTGGGAGGCGGCGGAATGCGACAGCCTGAGCGTCGTGCTCTCGACCACGGAGCGCGCCAGCGGAAGTCCGACGCGTCTTGCCATCCTGATCAATCGCAGCCACGGGGAAATGGCCTTCCGCCTGCCGGAGCGCGACGCCCACGGGTGGCACAGCCTCGCCGACCGGAAACGCGGCATCGTCGAGATCGCGCTTGCGCCCCGTTCGGTATCGTTTTATGCGGAAATGCTCTCCGAGGCCGGATAG
- a CDS encoding alpha-D-glucose phosphate-specific phosphoglucomutase — protein MTKTIATKPFDGQKPGTSGLRKKVPVFAQPHYAENFIQSVFDSLEDYQGKTLVIGGDGRYLNREVIQTAIKMAAANGFGKVMVGQGGILSTPAASNMIRKYQAFGGIILSASHNPGGPNEDFGIKYNTANGGPAPERITDAIYERTKLIDRYRISEADDVPLDKLGTYKVDDMDVEVFDPVADYAALMEELFDFEEIRSYIAGGFRIAFDAMSAVTGPYAREIIENRLGAPEGSVRNFVPLEDFGGHHPDPNLVHAKGLYDEVMSADGPDFGAASDGDGDRNMVVGKGIFITPSDSLAILAANAHLAPAYKGGLAGIARSMPTSQAADRVAEKLGIEAYETPTGWKFFGNLLDAGKATLCGEESFGTGSSHVREKDGLWAVLLWLNILAVRGETAFDIVKKHWADYGRNYYSRHDYEGIETEAANGLMDALREKLATLPGTTFGDLTVKEADDFAYHDPVDGSISRNQGVRIMFESGSRVVFRLSGTGTSGATLRVYLEHFEPDPARHEEDTQKTLAGLIAYAEHVAGIKERTGRDAPTVIT, from the coding sequence ATGACCAAGACCATTGCCACCAAGCCCTTTGACGGCCAGAAGCCCGGAACCTCGGGCCTGCGCAAGAAAGTGCCGGTTTTCGCCCAGCCGCATTATGCGGAAAACTTCATCCAGTCGGTATTCGACAGCCTCGAGGACTATCAGGGCAAGACGCTGGTGATCGGCGGCGACGGGCGCTATCTCAACCGCGAGGTGATCCAGACCGCGATCAAGATGGCCGCGGCCAACGGTTTCGGCAAGGTCATGGTCGGCCAGGGCGGCATTCTGTCGACGCCGGCGGCCTCCAACATGATCCGAAAATACCAGGCCTTCGGCGGCATCATCCTCTCGGCCAGCCACAATCCCGGCGGCCCGAACGAGGATTTCGGCATCAAATACAACACCGCCAATGGCGGCCCCGCGCCCGAGCGCATCACCGATGCGATCTATGAGCGCACCAAGCTGATCGACCGCTACCGCATCTCCGAGGCCGACGACGTGCCGCTCGACAAGCTTGGCACCTACAAGGTCGATGACATGGACGTGGAAGTCTTCGATCCGGTCGCAGACTATGCGGCCCTGATGGAGGAACTGTTCGATTTCGAAGAGATCCGTTCCTATATCGCCGGCGGTTTCCGCATCGCCTTCGACGCAATGAGTGCGGTAACCGGCCCCTATGCCAGGGAAATCATCGAGAACCGTCTTGGCGCGCCGGAGGGCTCGGTGCGCAATTTCGTGCCGCTCGAAGATTTCGGCGGCCACCACCCCGACCCGAACCTCGTCCATGCCAAGGGACTTTATGACGAGGTGATGAGCGCCGACGGCCCCGATTTCGGCGCGGCCTCCGATGGCGACGGCGACCGCAACATGGTGGTCGGAAAGGGCATCTTCATCACGCCGTCCGACAGTCTCGCCATCCTTGCGGCAAACGCGCACCTGGCGCCTGCCTACAAGGGCGGCCTTGCCGGGATCGCCCGTTCGATGCCGACCAGCCAGGCCGCCGACCGGGTGGCCGAGAAACTCGGCATCGAGGCCTATGAGACGCCGACGGGCTGGAAATTCTTCGGCAATCTGCTCGATGCCGGCAAGGCGACGCTGTGCGGCGAGGAGAGCTTCGGCACCGGCTCCAGCCATGTGCGGGAGAAGGACGGGCTGTGGGCCGTTCTGCTCTGGCTCAACATCCTGGCCGTGCGCGGCGAGACCGCGTTCGACATCGTCAAGAAGCACTGGGCGGATTATGGCCGCAACTATTATTCCCGCCACGACTATGAGGGCATCGAAACCGAGGCGGCCAACGGCCTGATGGACGCGCTGCGCGAGAAGCTTGCCACCCTGCCCGGCACCACCTTCGGCGACCTGACCGTGAAGGAAGCCGACGACTTCGCCTATCACGACCCGGTCGACGGCTCGATCAGTCGGAACCAGGGCGTGCGCATCATGTTCGAAAGCGGTTCCCGCGTCGTCTTCCGTCTTTCCGGCACCGGCACGTCCGGAGCGACGCTGCGCGTCTATCTGGAGCATTTCGAGCCGGACCCGGCCCGCCATGAAGAAGACACGCAGAAGACGCTTGCCGGGCTGATCGCCTATGCCGAGCACGTCGCCGGCATCAAGGAACGCACCGGCCGCGATGCTCCGACCGTGATTACCTGA